In one window of Verrucomicrobiia bacterium DNA:
- a CDS encoding glycosyltransferase family 1 protein, with product MKKMLFFRDFQAFSGGHLKVWHYFNHVNHSSNWKPYIYFTPNSIWNETNPWQESRENLIESLDQIKPDALFLAGLDWEILDQLSFTLKNSLPIVNLIQHTRHSHLSDPRFRFLNRKAIRICVSPEVKEVIESTQIIQGPCFTIPNGLDFDQLPQPLPSEKKDISLCIAALKQAPLGIRLKKKLEKNFPTIELLTQPLKREMFLNYLNRSQITLFLPTQEEGFYLPALEGMKLQTLVICPDCVGNRSFCHDTKNCFSPPYQEEILESCTLQACNLTLEQKNKMLSHATATAAQYGLAKEREVFLNILNQIPQLWSQL from the coding sequence ATGAAAAAAATGCTCTTTTTTCGCGATTTTCAGGCTTTTTCAGGTGGCCACCTTAAAGTCTGGCACTATTTTAACCATGTCAACCACAGCTCAAACTGGAAACCTTATATTTATTTCACCCCTAATAGCATTTGGAATGAAACGAACCCCTGGCAAGAATCACGAGAGAACCTTATTGAATCACTGGATCAAATCAAGCCCGATGCCTTATTTTTAGCTGGTCTCGATTGGGAAATTTTAGATCAACTTTCCTTCACTTTAAAAAACTCTTTGCCTATTGTTAATTTAATTCAGCACACACGGCACTCTCATCTCTCTGATCCGCGCTTTCGATTTTTAAACCGTAAAGCAATTCGCATTTGTGTAAGTCCTGAAGTAAAAGAAGTCATCGAATCAACTCAGATAATACAAGGCCCCTGCTTTACCATTCCAAATGGTCTCGATTTTGACCAACTACCTCAACCTCTACCATCTGAAAAAAAAGATATCTCGCTTTGCATCGCTGCCTTAAAACAAGCACCACTAGGAATTCGTCTCAAAAAAAAATTAGAAAAAAATTTTCCTACGATCGAACTTTTAACACAACCGCTCAAACGAGAAATGTTTTTAAATTACCTCAATCGTTCGCAAATTACTTTGTTTTTACCGACTCAAGAAGAAGGTTTTTATTTGCCTGCTCTCGAAGGCATGAAATTACAAACCTTAGTCATTTGCCCGGATTGCGTTGGAAATCGCTCTTTTTGTCACGATACTAAAAACTGTTTTTCCCCTCCCTATCAAGAAGAAATCTTGGAAAGCTGCACTCTTCAAGCGTGCAACCTAACCCTCGAACAAAAAAATAAAATGCTTTCCCATGCTACTGCCACGGCTGCTCAATATGGCCTTGCTAAAGAGCGTGAGGTTTTTTTAAATATTCTAAACCAAATCCCTCAACTATGGAGCCAATTATGA
- a CDS encoding sulfotransferase — protein MNNITLTGIPRSGTTLTCHLLNKINNTVALHEPIDVFEFSKLKEPKAICDSIEKFFLDTRQSILTEGKAITKHHNQKVPDNPIASEKKGNELRQSIAERGEIPIEKKLNSDFYLIIKHPAAFTALLPHLKKNFACFAVMRNPLSVLASWNSVNLPVNIGHAPAAEALNTELAHALSQREDCLDRQLFLLSWFYEQYATHLPQEAILRYEETVSSQGKSLKKIVPEAQNLTELLKSKNKNPLYDSEIMKKLANRLLATPGAYWDFYSKESVETLLQQY, from the coding sequence ATGAACAACATTACCCTAACTGGAATTCCACGATCCGGCACTACCCTTACCTGTCATTTACTTAACAAAATTAACAATACTGTGGCCCTTCACGAACCTATTGATGTTTTTGAATTTTCTAAACTCAAGGAACCCAAGGCTATTTGTGATAGTATTGAAAAATTTTTTCTCGATACTCGTCAATCGATTCTTACCGAAGGCAAAGCCATTACCAAACATCACAATCAAAAAGTGCCCGATAACCCAATTGCCTCAGAAAAAAAAGGAAACGAACTTCGCCAAAGCATTGCCGAAAGAGGCGAAATCCCTATTGAAAAAAAATTAAACTCCGATTTTTATCTCATCATCAAACATCCTGCTGCTTTTACCGCTTTGTTGCCACACCTTAAAAAAAACTTTGCTTGTTTTGCTGTCATGCGTAATCCGCTTTCTGTACTTGCCTCTTGGAACAGCGTTAATCTTCCTGTGAACATAGGACATGCTCCTGCCGCTGAAGCGCTAAACACTGAACTGGCTCATGCTCTGAGCCAAAGAGAGGATTGTTTGGATCGACAACTCTTTCTCCTATCCTGGTTTTATGAACAATATGCAACCCATTTACCTCAAGAAGCTATTCTGCGCTATGAAGAAACTGTTTCCTCGCAAGGAAAGTCCTTAAAAAAAATAGTGCCCGAAGCTCAAAATCTCACTGAACTACTAAAAAGCAAAAATAAAAATCCTCTTTACGATTCGGAAATAATGAAAAAACTCGCCAACCGATTGCTCGCTACGCCTGGAGCTTATTGGGACTTCTACTCCAAAGAAAGTGTCGAAACTTTACTGCAACAATATTGA
- a CDS encoding sulfotransferase domain-containing protein yields MPLLATRINFLIVGTQKGGTTALADFLSQHPEICLAPQKEVHFFDSPQFQDATTVEEWQRNYSKAFPNHQSQTLIGEATPIYMYWPQIAQRIHRYNPNIKLIFLLRDPLQRAISHYRMELQRGNETLSFTQACIAEPFRLFKDRNNLSETSSLRLHSYLHRGFYRKQIERFRQFFPDSQILILKNESLLQQHELTLKKIYYFLGINDTAFIPKSKIIFSHDQAVSLNPFFKKILQLLLKKEIAYYQTF; encoded by the coding sequence ATGCCATTGCTTGCAACCCGCATTAATTTTTTAATCGTGGGCACTCAAAAGGGAGGCACTACTGCACTCGCTGATTTTCTCTCTCAGCACCCTGAAATTTGTTTAGCACCTCAAAAGGAGGTTCATTTTTTTGACTCACCTCAATTTCAAGATGCTACAACTGTCGAAGAATGGCAAAGGAACTATAGCAAGGCATTTCCCAACCACCAGAGTCAGACTTTAATCGGTGAGGCCACTCCCATCTATATGTATTGGCCTCAAATCGCACAACGCATTCATCGTTATAATCCTAACATAAAACTGATTTTTCTGCTGCGCGATCCCCTTCAACGCGCCATTTCTCATTATCGCATGGAACTTCAACGCGGCAACGAGACCTTATCATTCACCCAAGCATGCATTGCCGAGCCGTTTCGACTTTTTAAAGATCGCAATAATCTTTCAGAAACTTCTTCACTTCGACTCCATTCCTATTTACACAGAGGTTTTTATCGTAAACAAATCGAACGTTTTCGCCAATTTTTCCCTGACTCTCAAATCTTAATTCTCAAAAATGAAAGTTTACTTCAACAACACGAGCTAACATTAAAAAAAATTTATTATTTCCTAGGAATTAATGATACTGCTTTCATCCCCAAATCAAAAATTATTTTTTCTCACGATCAAGCAGTTTCCCTGAATCCTTTTTTCAAAAAAATACTGCAATTACTTTTGAAAAAAGAAATTGCTTATTACCAAACTTTTTAA